In Janthinobacterium sp. J1-1, a single genomic region encodes these proteins:
- a CDS encoding RNA methyltransferase, producing the protein MQIDTIRQRLRALGAKPLHEQRVLRDWIQAQPHDQGRRRAEDFLPLPVRAALPALDLELRGMLKLLSTHPGADGSARLLVGLHDGQTVESVLLPRDGLCVSSQVGCAVGCQFCMTGRDGLIRQVTSGEIVAQVVLARTMRPVKKVVFMGMGEPAHNLNNVMEAIELLGTEGNIGHKNLVFSTVGDPRAFERLPQGRVKPALALSLHTTKPDLREQLLPRAPKLSPRELVAFGESYARLTGYPVQYQWTLMEGINDGDDELDGIVELLKGKYAVLNMIPYNTIADLPFKRPSWDQARAIAARLHERGVLTKLRDSAGQDVEGGCGQLRAREAKGRKVIEIRAA; encoded by the coding sequence ATGCAAATCGATACCATCCGCCAGCGCCTGCGCGCGCTGGGCGCCAAGCCCCTGCATGAACAGCGCGTGCTGCGCGACTGGATACAGGCGCAGCCGCACGACCAGGGCCGGCGCCGCGCCGAAGATTTCTTGCCGCTGCCGGTGCGCGCCGCCTTGCCGGCGCTCGACTTGGAGTTGCGGGGCATGCTCAAGCTGCTCAGCACCCACCCCGGCGCCGATGGTTCGGCGCGGCTGCTGGTCGGCCTGCACGACGGGCAGACGGTGGAAAGCGTGCTGCTGCCGCGCGATGGGCTGTGCGTGTCGAGCCAGGTGGGCTGCGCCGTCGGCTGTCAGTTCTGCATGACGGGCCGCGACGGCCTGATACGGCAAGTCACCAGCGGCGAAATCGTCGCGCAGGTGGTGCTGGCGCGGACCATGCGGCCGGTGAAAAAAGTCGTTTTCATGGGCATGGGCGAACCGGCCCATAACCTCAATAATGTGATGGAAGCGATCGAGCTGCTGGGCACGGAAGGCAATATCGGCCACAAGAACCTGGTGTTCTCCACCGTCGGCGACCCGCGCGCCTTCGAGCGCCTGCCGCAGGGACGTGTCAAACCGGCGCTGGCCCTGTCCCTGCACACCACGAAGCCGGACCTGCGCGAACAGCTGCTGCCGCGCGCACCCAAACTGTCTCCGCGCGAGCTGGTGGCGTTCGGCGAGTCGTATGCGCGCCTGACCGGTTATCCGGTGCAGTACCAGTGGACCTTGATGGAAGGCATCAACGATGGCGACGATGAACTGGACGGCATCGTGGAGCTCCTCAAGGGCAAATATGCGGTGCTGAACATGATCCCGTATAACACCATCGCCGACCTGCCGTTCAAGCGCCCCAGCTGGGACCAGGCGCGCGCGATCGCCGCCCGCCTGCACGAGCGCGGCGTGCTGACCAAGCTGCGCGATTCGGCCGGGCAGGATGTGGAGGGCGGCTGCGGGCAGTTGCGGGCGCGTGAGGCCAAGGGCAGAAAAGTAATTGAAATACGGGCCGCGTAG
- a CDS encoding zinc ribbon domain-containing protein YjdM, whose protein sequence is MSTLPPCPQCQSEYTYEDGSNLVCPECAHEWSATAGEAVEEGAKVYRDAAGNILQDGDTVSVIKDLKLKGGGGVVKMGTKVKNIRLVDSDHDIDCKIDGFGQMSLKTEFVKKV, encoded by the coding sequence ATGAGCACATTACCTCCATGCCCGCAATGCCAATCCGAATACACCTACGAAGACGGCAGCAACCTCGTCTGCCCTGAGTGCGCGCATGAATGGTCGGCCACGGCCGGTGAAGCGGTGGAAGAGGGCGCCAAAGTCTACCGCGATGCGGCCGGCAATATCCTGCAGGACGGCGACACGGTCAGCGTCATCAAGGATTTGAAACTGAAGGGTGGCGGCGGCGTCGTCAAGATGGGCACCAAGGTCAAGAATATCCGCCTGGTCGACAGCGATCACGATATCGACTGCAAGATCGACGGTTTCGGCCAGATGAGCCTGAAGACCGAGTTCGTCAAGAAGGTCTGA
- a CDS encoding NAD-dependent succinate-semialdehyde dehydrogenase, whose amino-acid sequence MTISSYPDTRLLIANQWVDATGGKSIPVLNPATGQAIGTVAHASIADLDRALAAAQQGFETWRAVPAAERAAIMRRAASLLRERAVDIAQQMTREQGKPVGEAKGEILAGADIIDWFAAEGMRVYGRIVPSRNPAAQQLVLKEPVGPVAAFTPWNFPINQIVRKLSAALATGCSFLCKAPEETPASPAALMQCFVDAGLPPGVVGLVFGDPAEISGYLIPHPIIRKVTFTGSTPVGKQLAALAGAHMKRVTMELGGHAPVIIAEDADVALAVKAAGGAKFRNAGQVCISPTRFLVHNAVKAEFTSALVKHAESLKLGDGLQQGTTLGPLANARRLAAMAKVVEDAQAKGATLATGGSRIGDTGNFFAPTVFADVPLDASIFNDEPFGPIAGIRGFDSLEEAILEANRLPFGLAGYAFTRSIKNAHLLMNRMEVGMLWINQGAAPSAEMPFGGIKDSGHGTEGGPEALESYLNTKAVSLVGV is encoded by the coding sequence ATGACAATCTCCAGCTATCCCGATACCCGTTTGCTGATCGCCAATCAATGGGTGGACGCCACCGGCGGCAAATCCATTCCCGTGCTCAACCCCGCCACCGGACAGGCGATCGGCACGGTCGCCCATGCCAGCATCGCCGACCTGGATCGCGCGCTGGCCGCCGCCCAGCAGGGTTTCGAGACGTGGCGCGCCGTGCCGGCCGCCGAACGGGCCGCCATCATGCGCCGCGCCGCATCGCTGCTGCGCGAACGCGCCGTCGACATTGCGCAGCAGATGACCCGGGAGCAGGGCAAGCCGGTGGGCGAAGCGAAAGGTGAAATTCTGGCCGGCGCCGACATCATCGACTGGTTTGCCGCCGAAGGCATGCGCGTCTATGGCCGCATCGTGCCGTCGCGCAACCCGGCCGCGCAGCAGCTGGTGCTGAAAGAGCCGGTCGGCCCGGTCGCCGCCTTCACGCCGTGGAATTTCCCGATCAACCAGATCGTGCGCAAATTGTCGGCCGCACTGGCCACCGGTTGCTCGTTCCTGTGCAAGGCGCCGGAAGAAACGCCGGCTTCGCCTGCGGCGCTGATGCAATGCTTCGTCGACGCCGGCCTGCCGCCGGGCGTGGTGGGCCTGGTGTTCGGCGACCCGGCCGAAATCTCCGGCTACCTGATTCCCCACCCGATCATCCGTAAAGTCACGTTCACCGGCTCGACGCCGGTGGGCAAGCAGCTGGCCGCGCTGGCCGGCGCCCACATGAAACGCGTGACGATGGAGCTGGGCGGCCACGCCCCGGTGATCATTGCCGAAGACGCCGATGTGGCGCTGGCCGTCAAGGCCGCCGGCGGCGCCAAGTTCCGCAATGCCGGCCAGGTATGCATTTCGCCGACCCGCTTCCTGGTGCACAATGCCGTCAAGGCCGAATTCACCAGCGCGCTGGTCAAACACGCCGAAAGCCTGAAACTCGGTGATGGCCTGCAACAGGGCACCACGCTGGGGCCGCTGGCCAACGCGCGCCGCCTCGCCGCCATGGCGAAGGTGGTGGAAGACGCGCAGGCGAAGGGCGCCACCCTGGCCACCGGCGGCAGCCGCATCGGCGACACCGGCAACTTTTTCGCGCCGACGGTGTTCGCCGATGTGCCGCTCGACGCGAGCATCTTCAACGACGAACCGTTCGGCCCGATCGCCGGCATCCGCGGCTTCGACAGCCTCGAGGAAGCCATCCTCGAAGCGAACCGCCTGCCGTTCGGCCTGGCCGGCTATGCCTTCACGCGCTCGATCAAGAACGCCCACCTGCTGATGAACCGCATGGAGGTGGGCATGTTGTGGATCAACCAGGGCGCCGCCCCGAGCGCCGAAATGCCATTTGGCGGCATCAAGGATTCGGGCCATGGCACGGAAGGCGGGCCGGAGGCGCTGGAATCGTACCTGAATACCAAGGCCGTATCGCTGGTGGGCGTGTAA
- the dmeF gene encoding CDF family Co(II)/Ni(II) efflux transporter DmeF translates to MTQAQAAEDLSAWTHEHVFDSSDGKAERRARIVMWITLATMALEIVAGWWYNSMALLADGWHMSSHALAIGLAAFAYAASRRHARDPRFAFGTWKIEILAGYTSAILLLCVAVLMVAASVERLFAPQAIHYPQAMAVAGFGLAVNLVCALILGGHHDHGHEHGHDHHEHDHHHHGHGEDLNLKAAYVHVLADAATSVLAIVALAGAWAYGWNWLDPVMGIAGAVLVALWAKKLTQQTGTVLLDREMDHPVVREIREAVEVEEGGDTPRVVDLHVWRVGKQLYACALSVVSRDPTLTAARLRARISIHEEIVHSTIEIVRRT, encoded by the coding sequence ATGACGCAAGCACAAGCAGCGGAAGACCTGTCCGCCTGGACCCATGAGCACGTATTCGACAGCAGCGATGGCAAGGCCGAGCGCCGCGCGCGCATCGTCATGTGGATCACCCTGGCCACCATGGCGCTCGAGATCGTGGCCGGCTGGTGGTACAACTCGATGGCGCTGCTGGCCGACGGCTGGCACATGAGCTCGCACGCGCTGGCGATCGGCCTGGCGGCGTTTGCCTATGCCGCTTCGCGCCGCCATGCGCGCGACCCGCGCTTTGCCTTCGGTACCTGGAAGATCGAAATCCTGGCCGGCTACACCAGCGCCATCCTGCTGCTGTGCGTGGCGGTGCTGATGGTGGCCGCCTCCGTCGAGCGCCTGTTCGCGCCGCAGGCGATTCATTATCCGCAGGCCATGGCGGTGGCCGGTTTCGGCCTGGCGGTGAACCTGGTCTGCGCGCTGATCCTGGGCGGGCACCACGATCATGGACATGAGCACGGCCACGACCATCACGAGCACGATCATCACCACCATGGTCACGGTGAAGATCTGAACCTGAAGGCCGCCTATGTCCATGTGCTGGCCGATGCGGCCACTTCGGTGCTGGCCATCGTCGCGCTGGCCGGCGCGTGGGCTTATGGCTGGAACTGGCTCGACCCCGTGATGGGCATCGCCGGTGCGGTGCTGGTGGCGCTGTGGGCGAAAAAGCTGACGCAGCAGACGGGCACGGTCCTGCTGGACCGCGAGATGGACCACCCGGTGGTGCGGGAAATCCGCGAGGCGGTGGAGGTGGAAGAGGGCGGCGACACGCCGCGCGTCGTCGACCTGCACGTCTGGCGCGTCGGCAAGCAGCTGTATGCGTGCGCGCTGTCGGTGGTCAGCCGCGACCCCACCCTGACGGCGGCGCGGCTGCGCGCCCGTATCAGCATCCACGAGGAAATCGTCCACAGCACCATCGAGATCGTGCGGCGGACCTGA
- a CDS encoding metal/formaldehyde-sensitive transcriptional repressor: MGHISHNKDKLLNRVKRIKGQVEGIERGLEEGRDCGDMLQLIAAVRGAVNGLMAEVIEEHLREHVASPAIASDAERAKGADEIVAILRTYLK, encoded by the coding sequence ATGGGACATATCTCGCACAACAAGGACAAGCTCTTGAACCGCGTCAAGCGCATCAAGGGCCAGGTGGAAGGCATCGAGCGGGGGCTGGAGGAAGGGCGCGACTGCGGCGACATGCTGCAGCTGATCGCGGCCGTGCGCGGCGCGGTCAATGGCCTGATGGCCGAGGTGATCGAAGAGCATCTGCGCGAACACGTGGCCAGCCCCGCGATCGCCAGCGACGCCGAGCGGGCCAAGGGCGCCGACGAGATCGTCGCCATCCTGCGCACCTATCTCAAATAA
- a CDS encoding methyl-accepting chemotaxis protein, translated as MKFNDLKIGRRLGVSFGAIIALLLILALVAITRVSELGSEIRRMNEDNYPKTVLVHAIKDDVNETMLAMRNIFLTVDAELAAKEVQHVDQIARRIDTVVGKLERLPASAEGRSRLARLNTARQQFDAVRKDVLKLVAEERKFEAKSLMLKQLQPRQQAYFAALEQLVSYQTGLMEAAGQSSVQQAEQTRLIIILLSSGAALAGILLAIQASNSITRPLLQALGVARQVAAGDLTSTVIVGARDETGQLLQALNAMNTSLQDIVGQVRGGTDTIADASQRIASGNLDLSARTGQQAGSLRNTADSMAQLTSTVKQNAGHARQANQMAALASEVAVRGGAVVAQVVGTMGAINTSSKKIVDIIAVIDGIAFQTNILALNAAVEAARAGEQGRGFAVVASEVRNLAQRSSQAAREVKALIDDSVSQVAAGSKLVNEAGATMDQIVDSVRGVTDIMGDINGASQAQEAGIEQINLAIAEMDKVTRQNAALVEQAASGAESLQDEASRLAQVVSRFRLERGAVMLRS; from the coding sequence ATGAAATTCAATGATTTGAAAATCGGCCGCCGGCTGGGCGTCAGCTTTGGCGCCATCATCGCCCTGCTCCTGATCCTGGCGCTGGTGGCGATTACCCGGGTCAGCGAACTGGGCAGCGAAATTCGCCGCATGAACGAAGACAATTATCCAAAAACCGTGCTGGTGCACGCGATCAAGGACGATGTGAACGAAACCATGCTCGCCATGCGCAATATCTTCCTGACCGTCGACGCCGAACTGGCCGCCAAGGAAGTGCAACATGTGGACCAGATCGCGCGCCGCATCGACACGGTGGTTGGCAAGCTGGAACGCTTGCCGGCGTCCGCCGAGGGCCGCAGCCGCCTTGCCCGGCTGAACACGGCGCGCCAGCAATTCGACGCCGTCAGGAAAGACGTGCTCAAGCTGGTGGCGGAAGAGCGCAAATTCGAAGCCAAGAGCCTGATGCTCAAGCAGCTGCAGCCGCGCCAGCAAGCCTATTTTGCCGCGCTCGAACAGCTGGTCAGCTACCAGACCGGCCTGATGGAAGCGGCCGGCCAGTCCTCGGTACAACAAGCCGAGCAGACCCGCCTGATCATTATCTTGCTATCAAGCGGCGCGGCGCTGGCCGGCATCCTGCTGGCGATACAGGCCAGCAACAGCATCACGCGCCCCTTGCTGCAGGCGCTGGGCGTGGCGCGGCAGGTGGCGGCCGGCGACCTGACCAGCACGGTGATCGTGGGCGCGCGCGACGAAACGGGCCAGCTGCTGCAGGCCCTGAACGCCATGAACACCAGCCTGCAGGACATCGTCGGCCAGGTGCGCGGCGGCACCGACACCATCGCCGACGCCTCGCAGCGCATCGCCAGCGGCAACCTCGATCTGTCGGCCCGCACCGGCCAGCAGGCGGGATCATTGCGCAACACGGCCGACTCGATGGCGCAGCTGACGTCGACCGTGAAACAGAACGCCGGCCATGCCCGCCAGGCCAACCAGATGGCGGCGCTGGCCTCCGAGGTGGCGGTGCGCGGCGGCGCCGTAGTGGCGCAGGTGGTCGGCACCATGGGCGCGATCAACACGTCGTCGAAAAAAATCGTCGATATTATCGCCGTGATCGACGGCATCGCCTTCCAGACCAATATCCTGGCACTGAACGCGGCGGTGGAAGCGGCGCGCGCCGGCGAACAGGGGCGCGGCTTCGCGGTGGTGGCGTCCGAAGTGCGCAACCTGGCGCAGCGTTCCAGCCAGGCCGCGCGCGAGGTCAAGGCGCTGATCGACGATTCCGTCAGCCAGGTGGCGGCCGGCAGCAAGCTGGTCAACGAAGCGGGCGCGACGATGGACCAGATCGTCGACAGCGTGCGCGGCGTGACCGACATCATGGGCGACATCAATGGCGCCAGCCAGGCCCAGGAGGCGGGCATCGAGCAGATCAACCTGGCGATCGCCGAAATGGACAAGGTGACGCGCCAGAACGCCGCCCTGGTCGAACAGGCGGCGTCGGGCGCCGAGTCCTTGCAGGATGAAGCAAGCCGGCTGGCGCAGGTGGTCAGCCGCTTCCGGCTGGAGCGCGGCGCGGTGATGCTGCGCTCGTAA
- a CDS encoding DUF2325 domain-containing protein — MMEKLVSTGDMIAQEHRVLLSAYGRAQARCSAQLAEQAARIAELEAQLMRAQAQIVIRDTRLALAREELAELAAAAPGLPTRVKLARRVEWLSVRVQDLMRELLRLQWVPAPSLSNKPALQADLLAGVREKSVLCIGQDLGQAIDGANAARQAIEQAGGRFLHHAGGDDGVDDVAALEASLVAADLVICQTGCVSHDAYWRVHDHCQRTGKQCVLVDQPQAMHFIRKEALASQA, encoded by the coding sequence ATGATGGAGAAATTGGTGAGTACCGGGGACATGATCGCGCAAGAGCACCGCGTGCTGCTGAGTGCGTATGGACGGGCGCAGGCGCGCTGCAGCGCCCAACTGGCCGAACAGGCGGCGCGTATCGCCGAACTGGAAGCGCAGCTGATGCGCGCGCAGGCGCAGATCGTGATCCGCGATACCAGGCTGGCGCTGGCGCGTGAAGAACTGGCGGAACTGGCTGCGGCCGCACCCGGCTTGCCGACACGGGTCAAACTGGCGCGCCGCGTCGAGTGGCTCAGTGTACGGGTGCAGGACCTGATGCGCGAGCTGCTGCGCTTGCAATGGGTGCCGGCGCCTTCGTTGTCGAACAAGCCGGCGCTGCAAGCAGACCTGCTGGCCGGCGTGCGTGAAAAATCCGTGCTCTGCATCGGACAGGACTTGGGCCAGGCCATCGACGGCGCCAACGCCGCCCGGCAGGCCATCGAGCAGGCCGGCGGGCGCTTCCTGCACCATGCGGGCGGCGATGATGGCGTCGACGACGTGGCGGCGCTCGAAGCGAGCCTGGTGGCGGCCGACCTGGTGATCTGCCAGACCGGCTGCGTCAGCCACGACGCCTACTGGCGCGTGCACGACCACTGCCAGCGCACCGGCAAGCAGTGCGTGCTGGTCGACCAGCCGCAAGCCATGCATTTCATACGCAAGGAAGCGCTGGCCAGCCAGGCATGA
- a CDS encoding type II toxin-antitoxin system HicA family toxin, translating into MDSAYLIKQLQSAGWEHVSTRGSHHKYRHPGTGKSVIVPHPKKDLPIGTANSILKQADLK; encoded by the coding sequence ATGGACAGCGCATACCTTATCAAACAACTCCAATCCGCTGGATGGGAACATGTGTCGACGCGCGGCAGCCATCACAAGTACCGCCATCCTGGAACCGGCAAATCCGTGATCGTTCCGCATCCAAAAAAAGACTTGCCGATAGGTACTGCCAATTCAATATTGAAACAAGCTGACTTGAAATGA
- a CDS encoding type II toxin-antitoxin system HicB family antitoxin — MFYPLYVWKDTNSAYGATFPDLPGVHTAADKQGDLQHAAQEAVETMYEDEDSIPAASAIEQWTGDAQYAGGFWMLVDIDLSKVRTKPVRLNISLPATLLRDIDVFAKSRHLSRSSFLAQAAMKAMAE; from the coding sequence ATGTTTTACCCACTCTATGTATGGAAGGATACCAACAGCGCCTACGGCGCTACTTTTCCCGATCTGCCAGGCGTCCATACCGCCGCCGACAAGCAAGGTGATCTTCAACATGCGGCGCAGGAGGCTGTCGAAACCATGTACGAAGACGAGGACAGTATTCCCGCCGCCTCGGCCATCGAGCAATGGACTGGCGATGCGCAGTATGCGGGGGGTTTCTGGATGCTGGTCGACATCGATTTGTCGAAGGTGAGGACGAAACCGGTACGTCTGAATATATCCCTGCCGGCAACCCTGCTGCGCGACATCGACGTGTTTGCGAAGTCACGCCACCTGAGCCGCTCGAGCTTTCTGGCGCAGGCAGCAATGAAAGCCATGGCGGAATAG